A single region of the Marinobacter salinisoli genome encodes:
- a CDS encoding SLC13 family permease: MEWDAIFTLIVLGAVLATLVFTRIAADLALMAALTVLLVFGVLPPASALSGFANPGVITIATLYIVASGLKETGAVQWIARMLLGHPKAVRGALSRMIFPTGMLSAFMNNTAVVAMFIPAIQDWARRLRIPTSKLLLPLSYAAILGGTCTLIGTSTNLVVDGMLQSRVGIHLGLFELAWVGVPLLVVGGIFLIMLGPRLLPDRGGLNEELEAVREYGVEVEVIDSGPLVGKSIVEAGLRALTYGYLTEIERHGRLITAVEPERVLQAGDKLYFVGAPECASELRRIQGLRPASGSIHKLDIQNHQRCLVEVVLGQEFPALGKTVRDSRFRTRFNAVILSISRGGNRVEGKLGDIQFKMGDTLLLEASQEFAEQYRFRRDFLLVSELNDSTPPDFTKAPRALLILLGMVLLSAFGVLSILEASFLASGAMVASGCITASRARRSVDLPVLVVIAASFALGNAMSETGAAEAIARGLLGDGDGYSPWLGLVVVYVLTAVFTEVITNNAAAVLMFPIALALSEQLGVNFLPFAVAVMFAASASFITPLGYQTNLMVYGPGRYKFSDYVRIGLPLSVVVGLTAVLLIPFVWEL, encoded by the coding sequence ATGGAATGGGATGCCATTTTCACGCTGATCGTGCTGGGGGCAGTTCTCGCTACTCTGGTATTCACCCGCATCGCCGCAGATCTGGCGCTGATGGCTGCGCTCACAGTGCTCCTGGTCTTTGGTGTTCTCCCCCCGGCATCTGCCCTGTCTGGTTTTGCCAATCCCGGTGTCATCACCATAGCTACCCTGTACATCGTGGCGTCTGGCCTGAAAGAAACGGGGGCTGTTCAGTGGATTGCGCGTATGTTGCTTGGGCACCCCAAAGCGGTCAGAGGGGCACTATCGCGCATGATTTTTCCCACCGGAATGCTCAGTGCCTTTATGAACAATACGGCGGTCGTGGCAATGTTCATCCCGGCGATTCAGGATTGGGCGCGACGACTTCGAATTCCCACCTCGAAACTTCTTCTTCCTCTCAGTTACGCCGCCATCCTCGGCGGTACTTGCACGCTTATCGGTACCAGCACTAATTTGGTGGTCGATGGCATGTTGCAGAGTCGCGTGGGCATCCATTTGGGGCTCTTCGAGTTGGCCTGGGTGGGCGTGCCACTCCTGGTGGTTGGTGGCATTTTCCTGATAATGCTTGGCCCGCGTTTGCTACCGGATCGCGGCGGGCTCAATGAGGAGCTGGAAGCTGTCAGAGAGTACGGGGTAGAGGTCGAAGTGATCGATTCCGGTCCTCTGGTAGGAAAATCGATCGTCGAGGCCGGTTTGCGAGCCCTGACCTACGGCTATTTGACCGAGATAGAACGCCACGGGCGGCTCATTACAGCAGTTGAGCCGGAAAGGGTATTGCAGGCAGGTGACAAACTCTATTTTGTCGGTGCGCCTGAATGTGCAAGTGAGTTGCGTCGAATTCAGGGCTTGCGTCCCGCTAGCGGCAGCATTCACAAGCTCGATATTCAAAACCATCAGCGGTGCCTGGTGGAGGTGGTTCTTGGTCAGGAATTTCCCGCGCTAGGCAAAACCGTAAGGGATAGCAGGTTCCGCACCCGTTTTAATGCAGTTATTCTCTCGATCTCTCGAGGGGGTAATCGGGTTGAGGGCAAGCTTGGGGACATCCAGTTCAAGATGGGCGATACGCTCTTGCTTGAGGCCAGCCAGGAGTTTGCCGAGCAGTACCGTTTTCGCCGGGACTTTTTGTTGGTCAGCGAGTTGAATGACTCAACGCCACCAGACTTCACAAAGGCGCCTCGGGCCCTTCTCATTTTGTTGGGTATGGTTTTACTCAGTGCGTTTGGAGTACTGAGTATTCTCGAGGCTTCGTTTCTTGCTTCAGGAGCAATGGTGGCCTCTGGATGCATTACGGCAAGCCGGGCCAGGCGCAGTGTCGATTTGCCGGTTCTGGTCGTGATCGCAGCCTCATTTGCCCTGGGAAATGCAATGTCGGAGACTGGGGCAGCTGAGGCAATAGCAAGAGGCCTGCTGGGTGATGGGGATGGTTACTCGCCTTGGCTGGGCTTGGTTGTCGTTTACGTATTAACCGCCGTCTTCACTGAAGTGATAACCAACAATGCGGCTGCTGTGTTGATGTTTCCCATTGCACTGGCGCTGTCTGAACAGCTCGGCGTGAATTTTCTGCCTTTTGCCGTTGCCGTTATGTTTGCTGCGTCGGCGAGCTTTATCACGCCACTGGGATACCAGACGAATCTGATGGTTTACGGCCCAGGTCGATACAAGTTCAGCGACTATGTACGAATTGGTTTGCCGCTGAGCGTGGTCGTGGGGCTAACGGCCGTGCTTCTAATCCCTTTTGTTTGGGAGCTGTAA